The Anaerolineae bacterium genomic interval TAGCGGCGCCGACGGCCATGCCGGTGAACCCCTCTTCGGAGATGGGGGTATCACGCACGCGCCACTCGCCAAAACGTTCGTACAGCCCACGCGTGACCTGGAACGGTCCGCCGTAGCGACCGACGTCTTCTCCAAAGATGCAGACGGTCGGGTCGCGCTCCATCTCTTCCCGCAGAGCTTCGTTGATGGCATCCCGATAGCTGATCTCACGTACGGCCATGATGACCTATCCTTATGCGTAGACGTCTTCCCAGAGGGTGGCGATGGCCGGCTCTGGGCTGTCCATGGCGAACTGCACCGCGGCCTCGATCTCCGCCTCGGCGCGCTGGTTCATATCTTCCAGTTCCGCCGGCGAGAAGCCGGCCTGTTCCACCAGATACTTGCCGAAGCGTGCGATGGGATCGCGCTCCGGCGTTTTCCACTGTTCGGCCTCGCCGGCCGGCCGGTAGGTGAGGGGGTCGCCGACGGTATGGCCTTCCCAGCGGTAGGTCTTGGCGACGATGAAGGAGGGGCCCTGGCCGGCGCGCGCCCGCTCCACGGCCTGGCGCACCGTCTCATATACTGCCAGAACGTCGTTGCCGTCCACGGGAATCCCTTCCATGCCCAGCCCCAAGGCGCGCTGTTCGAGGCGTTCGACGGCGAAGAAGGGCCGGCTGGGGCTGAACTCGGCGTACTGATTTTCCTCGCACAGGTAGATGACGGGGAGCTTCCACAGCGCGGCCATGTTGCCGGCTTCCAGCAGAACCCCCTGATTGGCGGCCCCGTCGCCGAAGAAGCAGACCACCACCTGGTAGGTGCCGCGCACCTTGGCGGAGTAGGCCGCGCCGGTGGCGATGGCGATG includes:
- a CDS encoding alpha-ketoacid dehydrogenase subunit beta, giving the protein MAVREISYRDAINEALREEMERDPTVCIFGEDVGRYGGPFQVTRGLYERFGEWRVRDTPISEEGFTGMAVGAAMTGLRPVVEIMYNDFVTLAMDQIINQAAKARYMFGGKARVPMVIRTQGGAGRGNAAQHSQSLEMWFVHIPGL
- a CDS encoding thiamine pyrophosphate-dependent dehydrogenase E1 component subunit alpha; this encodes MTLDRAKLADMYYRMWLIRHFESRARWLFQQDLVRGSTHTYTGEEAVAVGACAALNRDDYITSTHRGHGHCLAKGGDPRRMMAELLGKATGYCKGKGGSMHIADLDLGILGANGIVGGGIAIATGAAYSAKVRGTYQVVVCFFGDGAANQGVLLEAGNMAALWKLPVIYLCEENQYAEFSPSRPFFAVERLEQRALGLGMEGIPVDGNDVLAVYETVRQAVERARAGQGPSFIVAKTYRWEGHTVGDPLTYRPAGEAEQWKTPERDPIARFGKYLVEQAGFSPAELEDMNQRAEAEIEAAVQFAMDSPEPAIATLWEDVYA